GCACGGTGCGGTCGAGGTGCTGAGGTAGTTCCCCATGGTGGGTGGTGCCGGTGCTTCGGCACGCGACGGGCTCGGTAGGGTTGCCCCCAATGGCCGGTCCCCCAGGAGTCACCCCGAGCCATGGCGGAGACGATGTGCCCCATGGCGATCAGCGGGCGGCGCGGCGCGCCCCGGCACTCCCAGCAACCACCAGCCGACGGAGCCTGCTTGCGGCAGCGATGCTGTCGCCGGCGGTGATCGCCGCCGCTCGTCCCGGCAGTGCCCCGCGCCAGGACGACACGACGGCGCCCAAACCCGCCGACGCCACAGCGGCACCCGACGGTGCTGCTGGGCCGGGCACGACCGCTGCCGCATCCGACGCAAGCGCTTCGCGGGCCGGTCGGCCCGCCATCCGCCCTCGCAAAGACTGGGGCTCGGCTGCGCCGCCCAGCGGCACGCTGCGCGCCATCGACAACCAACTGTTGGTGGTCCACCACACCGAGGCCCCCGGCAAGGCCTACGAGCCGTCTGCGGTGCCCGGGCTGATCGAAGGCATCTACGCGTTTCACACGTCCGACGAGTTGGGTTGGCCCGACATTGGGTTCAACTTCATCGTCGATGAGTTCGGCACCATCTGGGAGGGCCGGCAGGGCAGCATCGATACCGCCATCGCGTGTGAGATCGAGGGCGGCGACGTCGGCCACAGCCAGCACTGCGCCTTTCTGGGCGATTTCAACGTGTCGGCGCCGACCCCGTTGGCCATCGAGGCCATGGTGTCGTTGCTGGCATGGTTGGCCAACCGCGATCGCGTCCCGACCGGTGTGGGAGACACCACCAGTTTCATCTCGGAGGGCAACGACAAGTTCCCCGCCGGGCAGAAGGTGACCGTGCCCACCATCGCGGGCCACCGGGCCATAGCGGACGTGGGCTGCCCCGGGGATGCCACGCAGACCGAGGTGGTGCCACAGCTGCAGGGGCTGGTCAGCGGTGAGCGGTTGCGGATCGACCCCGACGGTGATGGTGGCGGAACAACACCGGCCACCCCGACGGGTGACACGTCCTTGCCGGCGGCGGAGGACGACGCCACCACCACATCGGTCTTCGAGACCACACCGGTGACCCGGCGCACGGTGGGCTTCGAGGCCTCGCCCCTGCCCGAGGCGCAGGTCAACGACCAGGTCGAGGGCAATGAGTGGGCGCCGGCGGCGATCACCGGCGGCCTGGCAGCTGCGGCGGTGGGCGCCGGGGCGGTCTACGCGGCGCATCGACACCGGACCAACCGGCCGGCTCAACTGCCGGACCGCACCACGGCCGGTGATGCCCTTGGCGTCGGAGAGAGCGCTCGCCGTGCGGCGGACGCCCGAACCGTGGACGACGCCCGAGCGCTCGTCGTGCGGCCTGATGGCATCGATGGCGGCTCGGCCGGGTGGATGCCTGCGGGGTCGGCCGCATCGGTGGGGTGGGTGATCTCTGCGGGGTGGAGCGATGATGCGCACGACAACGCGCTTCGGGAGTTGCGTGGGTTGGTCAAGGACCTGGAGATCGATCCGTCAACCCCGGAGGGGCGGGCCTTCGGCGATGCGGTCACCGCATCGCTGTCGGCCCTGGTGTCGGGCACGGCCGGCTCGGCGGCCCACGCCGCTGGGGAGGGCCCCGGGGCGGTGGTGTTCCTGCACAGCCGCAGGGCAACGTCGGTGGTCCGGCTGGGCAGCGGAGGGTTTGTGCTGCCCGGGGAAGGCGAGCAACCCGAGTGGGTGCCGGTTCGGGCCCGACTGCCGCTGCCTGCCGGGACGGGCGCAGGCGCCCCGGCGGAGGTCACCACGCTTGCTCGCCAGTGGCACCACCCCGAGCGCATGCCCGTGGCGGTGGCGTGGTTGGGATCGGCCGACGATGATGTGGTGATCGATGCATTGACCAGGGCTCACGACGGCACAATGGGCGAGGCCCCCAGCGGGGACGCGCTGGTTGACGACACCGTCAAGGTTCGGCAGGCGCTGTTGCGCGCAGGCGTGGACGATCTGGGCCTGGTGGTGCTGTGACCGACGCTGCCGCTGGCACGGTTGCGGTCCTCGCGGTACGTGGTGGCGAGTTGCCGACGGGAGCGCTCGAGTGCGTCGCCGAGGCGAACGGGGCCGCCGTCGTGGTGGGCGATGGCCTGGACGAGGCGATTGCGGCGTTGGGCGCCTTGGCGGCAGAGGTGTGGGCGTTGGAGTGGCCGGGGCGATGGTCGCCGCATGCGATCGCAGCGGCTGTGGCCGACCTGCTGAGCTCCACCGAGGTCGTGCTGACCCCCGCCACCCCCGACGGCCGTGACCTGGCCCCGCACCTGGCGTTGGTGCTTGGCCGTGCGCTTTACGCCGGTGCGATCTCGGTTGGGTCGCACCGGGTGGTGCAGCACGGGCACGGCGGCCGGTCGCAGCTGACCTCCTCGCCACCTGGACCGTTTGTGGCCA
The nucleotide sequence above comes from Candidatus Microthrix parvicella Bio17-1. Encoded proteins:
- a CDS encoding N-acetylmuramoyl-L-alanine amidase, which codes for MAGPPGVTPSHGGDDVPHGDQRAARRAPALPATTSRRSLLAAAMLSPAVIAAARPGSAPRQDDTTAPKPADATAAPDGAAGPGTTAAASDASASRAGRPAIRPRKDWGSAAPPSGTLRAIDNQLLVVHHTEAPGKAYEPSAVPGLIEGIYAFHTSDELGWPDIGFNFIVDEFGTIWEGRQGSIDTAIACEIEGGDVGHSQHCAFLGDFNVSAPTPLAIEAMVSLLAWLANRDRVPTGVGDTTSFISEGNDKFPAGQKVTVPTIAGHRAIADVGCPGDATQTEVVPQLQGLVSGERLRIDPDGDGGGTTPATPTGDTSLPAAEDDATTTSVFETTPVTRRTVGFEASPLPEAQVNDQVEGNEWAPAAITGGLAAAAVGAGAVYAAHRHRTNRPAQLPDRTTAGDALGVGESARRAADARTVDDARALVVRPDGIDGGSAGWMPAGSAASVGWVISAGWSDDAHDNALRELRGLVKDLEIDPSTPEGRAFGDAVTASLSALVSGTAGSAAHAAGEGPGAVVFLHSRRATSVVRLGSGGFVLPGEGEQPEWVPVRARLPLPAGTGAGAPAEVTTLARQWHHPERMPVAVAWLGSADDDVVIDALTRAHDGTMGEAPSGDALVDDTVKVRQALLRAGVDDLGLVVL